The Mesorhizobium sp. 113-3-3 genome includes the window TCCGGGCCGGCAGGCAGGTCGGCGAGCGATGCTCGCCTCTTCCATCAAGACGATCTTCTGGTTGACAGCGAAGCGCCTGGCCAGAGCCCCAGCGTATCCGAGGCCCGTTAAGCCGTTGGAGGAAGCCTCATGGGCCGGAACCATATCGGCGTTGATGCGCCATAGAAACAGGTTCTGGTGGGAGGCATCGATGGTCAGGCTCCTTCTCGTCGCGGCCGCGGCGCTTGCCCTCACTTGCGACGGGACAGCGGCGGCCAAGCTCGACCCCGCCACTGTCAATCAAGCGCAATTCTCAGCCGAAAGATCGAAAGGCTTCAGCCCGGTTATCCTGAAGGCGCAGATACTTTTGGATCGCGCCCGTTTCTCGCCAGGCATGATAGAGGGCCGCTTTTCAGAGAACGCCGCAAAGGCCATCAGGGCTTTTCAGACTGCGAACGGATTGTCCTCCGACGGCAAGCTTACGCCGGAGACCTGGGACAGGCTGACGGCAACCTCCACCAACCAGTCGTGGTGAGCTACGAACTGACACGCAAGGATGTGAGCGGACCCTTTACCAAGCGCATTCCGGCGCGCATGGAGAAGAGGTCCCGCCTGCGGACGCTCGGCTATCACAACGTGACGGAGAAACTGGCCGAGCGCTTCCACATAAGCGAGCAATTGCTCAGGAGGCTCAATCCGAGGATCGGGTTCATGAAGGCCGGCACTAAGTTGCTCGTTCCGGATGTTGATCGGGGGGAATCTCCAGCCAGGATTGCCGGCATCGAGGTCGACAAGGGCGCACGCCTGGTCAGCGTTCTTGATCCTTCCGGTGAATCGCTCGCGGTGTTTCCCGCTTCCATCGGCAGCGCCGAGAAGCCGGCGCCGAGTGGCGAGGCGAAGGTCAAACGCGGCGCGTGCAACCCCACCTATCACCACGATCCGCACTTCGCTTTCAAGGGGGTCAAAGCCAAGCGGCCGTTCACGATTGCGGCCGGACCGAACAATCCCGTGGGATCGGTCTGGATCGATCTGTCCATCGAGAGCTACGGTATTCACGGCACGCCCGAACCGGGCAAGATCGGCGCGACCTTCTCGCATGGCTGCATCAGGTTGACCAACTGGGATGCCGAGGACCTCGCGTCCATGGTGCGGAAAGGCACGAAAGTCAGCTTCAAGGACGAGACGGCGAACGCAGGCGGCGAGTAGCTCGTAGCACAAGGTTGCTCGGCGAACGGCGGGCGGCTCATGAGCATACGAAAAAGTTCATATTTTTGCCCACCGCCGTTCGTAACTCCGATCCAGGACCTGGTGCTCCTACCCCGCCATATGTGAACACGGACAGTTACCGAACGCCCGACATGATCCGTCTCGTTCAGACTGCAAGTTCAGCCAGTCGTCTTAAGCTTGCGACATGGATTTTTCCGTTCAAGGCTCGGGGCATTTCGACGGGCGACCTCAGTTCGGCAAGCGCCGGCTGCCACCAGCCGCGCAAAGTTTGCCCGCTCCTGGCGGATGGGGTGCGGGCCATGTCCTAACCAACTCGGCGAGCGTAGCCGACGCATTGCGTTTGGATAGGAAGCCATCAAGTCCGATGGCTCAACAAGTTCACCCGTCACTTGGATGAAAACGACGATACCGTATTGCGCTGTCGTAACCGGCCGACCAAGCGGCGGCAAATCTCGGCTGGCAGTGGATAGCGATGACGCCGACGTTCGGCAATCCACTTTTTCGAGGCCTTGTGAGCTTCAGTGTCCCTTGCGGCTTCTCGGCCTCGCTTCCTTTCTTCGGGCTCGGCATGTCGGGCAGCCTTTTCGATGCTCGGCCATCGGCGCCGAAGCTCCTCAAACGAACGGAACGGCACCCGCCAGGCTCGCAGTTCGTCGTCACAACTTGCCCCCGAGATTGCCCGCAATTCCCAAAGGACGGTCTTCGAACAAGGCGTGCGAACAGGCAGGTCATCGGAAACCTCCGGATATGAGCTCGAGGTCGGATCGAAGGCGAAAACATCACGTTCCTTACTGTCGCCGTGGAGAGCGAACTACTCTGCCTCTTGCGCCAAACATCGATCGATCAGCCGAGTGGCCGTCTTTCCGGGGACGAGCGAACTCTTGCGCTCGTCCCTCCACCTCGCTCGGGAAAGGCGCGCCTACATCGGGATAGCCATTCTATCGAATCCAAGGCTGGCGTCGCCGCGGGAGCATCCCCCTCCCCGTGGCACGTGATGAGCGTTCGAGCGTTCCATCTCCTGATCGTTCGTTGCAATGGACGCCTTCCGCAGCGTTTAGGTTCACAAGCATTGGACCACAATGGACGGCTCAACTTGGCGTGGGGAGCGCCACAAACGCACCCCCTCAAACCCATCAGAATTGTGAATCAATTGCGTGTGGTCGATTCATCGAACTCGTTGGACGCTTCGGCGCTCGCGAGCGAGACTCCGCAGCATGCTAATCCCAAAGACGCGATCGGCCCATCTGCACCGCATTGACGATGCCCGCAACATGGCCAGGTTCTATTCACTGACTATTCAGCCGACCCTGTTCGGTGGCGCATCACTCGTCCGCAACTGGGGACGGATCGGAACGAAGGGCCAAATCAAAATCGAGACCTTTGATGAGCCACAAGACGTGGACTGCGCGTTTATTCGGCTTGAGCGCGTAAAGCGACGGCGAGGATATGTTGACCTCGGCAATGCGCGGCTAGCGACAACTCGCGCAGCAGCGGCAAAAACAATGTCTTGCAGACTCCGCCGATCGGTGGCTCCGGCTTAGATGGAAAGATCGACAGATAACTCTAGAATCTTCGAGGATGATGCAAAAGGTGGGCATCGCTTGAGCCGCAACACGGGAGCGGTGGGCGCCATCAAGAATTGGGATATTACGGCCGCCCCATCGCAGGGGTGAAAGATAAAGTCGTTATCCCGCGTCGGACCTTGAGCCCCAGGCGCCAAATCGGCGCCGTCGACTTCCGCGTCGAACAACCATATAGAGCTTGAAGGGTTCGCGACATGGTCGCTGAGCCTCTTCTTCAGCCGGGGCAATTTCGTCGAACAGCTCAATTGCCGCGGCAAGCGCTAGCCAGCCGAGACGCAAAGCAAAAATCCTTGAGGCGAAACGCAGATTTCGGGGGCGGCATCTTACGATAGCTCGCGCATCATGCTCAGCGAACGGGCTCTTGCTCCAGCGAGACCCCGAGCAAGGGACGACGGCGTAGCCGGCAGGCAAGAGGCGTGACGGGCCGTCGCGGGACTGTCGCGCTAGGATGACCTTGAACGAGAGCCATTTTCGTTCGGCACAGTCCTTGATGATACCCGAACCGGCGCGCCTGAGAGGGCTTGCAGACTGAAAGCTATCAGGAGGGCGACGCGCATGTGGTCGCGATCAACCCATGCCGAACCAATATAGGTTTCGAGAGTTCCTCAACCTGATGTGCGGTCTATTTTGAGGACGGCGGATGTTTGATAATTTCCGGCTCGAGATGATGGAAACCGAAGGCGGGCCGATAAGACTTCGGCATGGCGGATCCGGGCCACCTCTTCTTCTGATCCATGGCCATCCACGGTCACATATGACGTGGGGGCAAGTTGCGGACCTACTCGCGCCAGATTTCACAATCGTGTGCCCCGACCTTCCGGGCTTTGGGCGCTCATACATTCCGAAGGACGACGCAGATAGCAGGTTCTCGTCCAAACGGGCAAAGGCCTTGGCATTGGTGGAGGTAATGAAGCGCCTCGGCCATCCCGCCTTCTTCGTCGCTGGACATGATCGTGGGAGTTTGGTCGCATTCAGAATGGCGATGGACCATCCCGCCCTGGTGCGAAAGCTCATCGTCATGGACGGACTGCCTGTCGTCGAGCATCTCGAACGCGCTGACTGGACGTTTGCCCGCGATTGGTACCACTGGTTCTTTTTCGCGCAGCCCAAGAAACCCGAACGTGCCATTCTAGCAGACCCTCTCGCATGGTACGACGCCTTGCGGCCGGATCAGATGGGACGCGATGCTTATGACGAGTTGGTCACGCTCATCCATGACCCCACCGTCATCTATGGCATGGTCGAAGACTATCGCGCAGGAATCAGGATCGACCATCGTCATGACCGCGAAGATCGAGATGCCGGCCGAAAGGTGCGCTGTCCAATGCTCTGTCTTTGGTCGCTCAATGATGATTTAGGGCAGATCTATGGCGATCCGATCGCAATCTGGAAGGACTGGGCCGACAATGTTGAAGGCTGTGGAATTGAGAGCGGGCACCACGTCGCCGAAGAGAATCCAGCTGCTCTCGCGGCCGCGTTCAAGGCCTTTCTCTGAAGGGAGCGGCGAAACTCATCGACGCACCGATGCGGGAGTGGGAATTCAGCATCCCGATCGCTAACAGTCGCCCGATCGTTCCTGTCGAATGCGGCCGCATATGCCGTTTTCCGCCTCGTCGCCCCAAGGGCGCCGGTGCCGCGTGATCGGAGCTCCTTTTACCCGCGGTGCGCTCAAGATTCTCGCCCTCCACTTCACCGGATTCATTGTGCGCTGCCGAATCGTGACTCAAGGTCTCAATAACTAGTAGTGGGCGAGCTAATTCTAGGCGACATCGATTCATTCACGATTAGTACATTAGGCATAATCTTTGCCACTTTGGTGGGCGATCCAATCTATCTTTGCGCACTGATCCAAACCACGACCGGCGGAGGAACTGATTGGTCAGGAAATTGTCCAAGAGCCCAGCCGCGACGTCCGAATCGACAGGTATGGTGGCACTGGCAAAACTCGCCGCCCGCTCCTATGAAACTCTGGAGCGGGAGCTTCAGGCCACAATCAAAGATCTTGAGGCGCAGGCGCTGCGTTACGAGACGGCGATCAACAACATTTCGCAAGGAATTTGTTTTTTTGACAGTGACGAGCGGCTCATCTTGTCGAATCGTCGCTATGGGGAAATCTACCGTATTGAGCAACTACAACCGGGCCTGACATTAAGTGAACTTGTCGAACGACGTCTTGCTGCCGGGACATCATCCATGGCGGCCGACGCCTATCTGGCGCTGGCCCGGTCTGTCAATTCGGGCACCACTTCGAGGGTCTGGACGGCCAAACTCTCTGACGGTCGAACCATCAAGGTCTGCCATCAGCCTATGCCCGGCGGCGGGTGGGTCTCCACGCATGAGGACATCACGGAGCTTGCCGCCAGCCGGCAGATCGCCGACGAGCGCATCTCGCTGCAAACGCTGATCGATTGGGTACCTGACTATCTGTGGGTCAAGGATACCGAAAGTCGCTTCATCGTTGCCAACAGGGCTCTTGCCCTTGACAGTGGCCGGGACAAGACCAGTGACATGATCGGCTTGACCGATTTCGACCTGCATGCTCCTGAACTTGCCCAGAAATTTCGCCTCGTCGAGCAGAACGTCCTTAGCAGTGGACGACCGATGATCGACGAAGAAGAGTTTGTCATCGATGCCTCAGGCGCTGTAAAATGGCTCTCGTCGACGAAAGTGCCGTTGCGCAATGTCAAGAATGAGCTGATCGGTCTGGTCGGCATCGCCCACGACATCACGGCGCGCAAGCAAGAGGATGTCCTGCGCGACGAGCAAGCGCGGATCCTGGAAATGATCGCGATGAGCGCGCCGCTCGAGAAGGTGCTCGATCATCTCATGCGCCTCGTTCAATCCCAATTGACGGGAATATTCGGTTCCGTCTTGCTGCTCGACAAGGACGGCGCTCACTTACGGCATGGCGCGGCGCCAAGTCTGGCGAAAGAATATACCGCTCTCATCGACGGAATCACCGTCGGACCCAAGGTCGGTTCTTGCGGAACGGCCGTTTATCGGCGCGAGCCCGTCATCGTCACCGACATCATGCAGGATCCACTCTGGGAGGACTACCGCGAACTGGTGACCCCCTACGGCTATCGTTCGTGCTGGTCCACCCCGATCCTCTCGCATCAAGGTGACGTTTTGGGGGTCTTTGCGATGTATTCGATGACGGTACGCGAGCCAGTCGAGGCCGAGACCCGCCTGATTGAGTTCACGACCCGTATCGCCGGGATCGCAATCGAGCGCAAACTGGCTGAAGATCAGATCCACTTTCTGGCAAATCACGATGCCCTGACACGACTTCCCAATCGCGCTTTGCTTGAGGACCGGCTATCGCAAGCGATCCTGTACGCGCAGCGATACGACCGCTGGGTCGCGGTGGTGTTTGTCGATCTGGACAATTTCAAGCTCGTCAATGACACGCTCGGCCACAATGCCGGAGACGAACTCCTGAAGACACTCGCCAGCCGTATGGTGGAGTGCCTAAAAGCTACCGACACGGTTGTGCGGCTTGGCGGCGATGAATTTGTCATCGTGCTGTTCGACCAGCCTACGAATGTCGATCTCATCTCGGAGTCCTTGCAGACGATCCGGGAAGCGATTGCCGCGCCGATCCATATTGCAGAGCATTGCCTTAGGACGACGGCCAGCATCGGCATTGCAAACTACCCCAAGGATGGGGCAAACCCGCAAACACTGCTCGCCAATGCCGACGCGGCCATGTATCGGGCGAAGGAATTCGGCCGCGACAATTTCCAGTTCTACACTCCCGAATTCAATTCGAGGGCTCATGAAAAATTCGTTCTCCAAGGGGAGTTGCGAAACGCTCTGGTGCGTTCGGAATTCACCCTTCTCTATCAACCGCAGATCGATCTCCGGTCAAGGCGCGTAATCGCGGTAGAAGCGTTGATCCGCTGGACCCACCCCACCCAAGGCGTCGTGGCGCCGATGACGTTCATTCCGACCGCCGAGGAAACAGGTCTGATCGTGGCGATCGGCGACTGGGTTTTGCATGAGGCCTGTCGACAGAACAAGGCTTGGCAGGATGCCGGTCTGCCCCGGGTGACTATCTGTGTAAATGTGTCGGCACGGCAATTCAGGGAAAGGAACCTGGTCGGCCGCGTGGTCAATGCGCTCAGGGACAGTGGGCTGGAGGCTAGATATCTCGAACTGGAGGTGACTGAAAGCCTCATCATGCAGGACATTGAGCTTGCGGTCGCAACGATGAACGAACTGCAGGAACTGGGCGTCCAGATCTCGATCGATGATTTCGGCACAGGCTATTCCAGCCTCAGCGCACTCAAGACGTTTCCGGTGGCCCGACTGAAGATCGACAAATCCTTCATCGACAACGTGGCTGAAGACGAAAACGACCAGGCCGTTGTCAGCGCCGTGATTTCGTTGGGGCAAAAGCTGAACATGAGGGTTATCGCCGAGGGCGTCGAAACCGACCAGCAGGTGGCCTTCCTGCTCAAGAACAACTGTGATGAGATGCAAGGCTACCACTACAGCAAACCTGTCTCGGCTCAAGCGATCGGGACGCTGCTGAAGGCAGCGGCCTGGCCTCCAGTTCATCCCCGTCCCCGCCAACATCAGCCGGACTGAAACGCCTTCGCGACCGCACCAGGCGCCGCCATGCGCTTGTCGAGCGTCTTGCCGGGGACGCCTCGCGATCCTATCCAACGCCGTCAACGCATCGGATCCAGATTCTTTTCGATTCTGGAACCATATCGGCCGCCAGCAGCTTAATGACTCGCACAGGTTGTGCCGGAGTGTGAGTGTCATGGTTGCAGCACGAGCGAACTGGAAGGGGTACATTAAATTCGGCGACGTTGCCTGCGCGGTGGCGCTCTATACCGCCGCGTCGTCGTCCGAGCGCATCGCCTTCCACACGCTCAACCGCGCTACTGGCAACCGCGTCCGCCGGGAGTTTGTCGACAGCGAGACTGGCGATCCAGTCGAGCGCGATGATCAGGTAAAGGGGTACGAGATGGAGAACGGCGACTACGTCGTCCTCGAACCCGAGGAAGTCGCGGCCGCGGTCCCCGACAGCGACAAGACGCTTAAGATCGACGCCTTCGTGCCCTGCGTAGAGATTGACGACGTCTATTTCGACAAGCCGTATTATCTCGCACCCGACCGGATGGGCGCCGACGCATTCAAGCTGCTGCGCGACGGCATGCGACAAGCGAAAGTCGCGGCGCTGGCCCGGACCGTCCTGTTCCGGCGGCTGCGCACGGTGCTGATCCGCCCGCATGGCAACGGCCTGATCGGCACCACGCTGAACTTCGACTACGAGGTGCGCTCGGCGAAGGAAGCTTTCGCGGATATTCCGGAGATCAAGATCGAGGGTGAAATGCTCGACCTTGCCAAGCATATCATCAACACCAAGAAAGGCTCGTTTGACGCCAAGACCTTCGGCGACCGCTACGATGCAGCGGTCGCCGAGCTCGTAAAGGCAAAGATGGAAGGCAAGCCGCTGCCCAAGAAAAAGGCGCCCGCGCCTTCGAAGCCCAGCGATCTATTGGAAACCTTGCGCGAGAGCGCCGGATTGGTACCCACCCAAAAGCCGAAGCGCGCTGTTGCCGCCAAGGCTGACCGCAACCGAAAGCAGCCCAAGCGCGCGGCCGGTTCCAGACGCGCGGCCTGATCGGAGACCATCATGGCCGTACGACCCTATTGGAAAGGATATCTGAAGCTGTCGTTGGTCACCTGCCCGGTGCAGATGACGCCGGCGACTTCGGAGAGCGAAAAGGTCCGTTTTCATACGCTCAACCGCGTGACCAACAACCGCGTGGTCAGCCACTACGTCGATGCCGTCACGGGCAAGGAGGTCCAGGAGGAGGACGAGGTCAAGGGATATCAGCGTGGTGAGAACGAGTATATCATTCTCGAAGACGAGGAATTGGAGAGCGTCGCCCTCGACAGCACCAGGACGATCGATATCGATGTCTTCTCGCCGCGCGATTCCATCGAATGGATATGGCTCGATACCCCGTATTACCTCTCGCCAAACGATCCGGTTGGCCAGGAAGCTTTCTCGGTCATCCGCGACGCCATGGCGGCGGAAGACATGGTTGGCATCTCCAGGTTGGTGATCACGCGACGCGAGCGCGCGGTGATGCTGGAACCCCGCGGCAAGGGCATTGTGCTGTGGACGCTGCGCTATGGCGACGAGGTCAGGGAGGAGGACGCCTATTTCGAGGGGATCGATGGGGACAAGACCGATCCTGAGATGATGCCCCTCATCCAGCAGTTCATCAAGAAGCAGACCCGTCATTGGGATAGCAAGCTGGTCTCCGACCCGGTGCAGGATAAGCTGGTGGAAATCATCGAAGCGAAGCGGAAGAAGATAAAGCGCCCGGCCAAGGCGAAGGCCTCCGAGCCGAAGGCGACGCCGAACAACGTCATAAATATCATGGATGCGCTGCGTAAGTCTGTCGAGGCGCAGAATCGTCCCGGCAAGCGCTAGAAAGCGCGCGTCAGGCCGCCCGTCGCATCGATCGCGCCAGGCGCCTGATCGATGGTTCGAGCAGGCGATGACCCTCGCCATAGTCTTTCCACGCCGTGCTCTTCTTCAGCAGCGCCGGGACGGTACGCAAGGTGAAACGCTTCGGATCGAGATCGGTTTTGACTTGTGACCAGGTGAGCGGCATGGAGACGGTCGCGCCAGGTCTCGCTCGCG containing:
- a CDS encoding WGR domain-containing protein, whose protein sequence is MARFYSLTIQPTLFGGASLVRNWGRIGTKGQIKIETFDEPQDVDCAFIRLERVKRRRGYVDLGNARLATTRAAAAKTMSCRLRRSVAPA
- the ku gene encoding non-homologous end joining protein Ku, which codes for MVAARANWKGYIKFGDVACAVALYTAASSSERIAFHTLNRATGNRVRREFVDSETGDPVERDDQVKGYEMENGDYVVLEPEEVAAAVPDSDKTLKIDAFVPCVEIDDVYFDKPYYLAPDRMGADAFKLLRDGMRQAKVAALARTVLFRRLRTVLIRPHGNGLIGTTLNFDYEVRSAKEAFADIPEIKIEGEMLDLAKHIINTKKGSFDAKTFGDRYDAAVAELVKAKMEGKPLPKKKAPAPSKPSDLLETLRESAGLVPTQKPKRAVAAKADRNRKQPKRAAGSRRAA
- a CDS encoding peptidoglycan-binding domain-containing protein, which codes for MSAPPESRASPMPVLPGRQAGRRAMLASSIKTIFWLTAKRLARAPAYPRPVKPLEEASWAGTISALMRHRNRFWWEASMVRLLLVAAAALALTCDGTAAAKLDPATVNQAQFSAERSKGFSPVILKAQILLDRARFSPGMIEGRFSENAAKAIRAFQTANGLSSDGKLTPETWDRLTATSTNQSW
- the ku gene encoding non-homologous end joining protein Ku, which codes for MAVRPYWKGYLKLSLVTCPVQMTPATSESEKVRFHTLNRVTNNRVVSHYVDAVTGKEVQEEDEVKGYQRGENEYIILEDEELESVALDSTRTIDIDVFSPRDSIEWIWLDTPYYLSPNDPVGQEAFSVIRDAMAAEDMVGISRLVITRRERAVMLEPRGKGIVLWTLRYGDEVREEDAYFEGIDGDKTDPEMMPLIQQFIKKQTRHWDSKLVSDPVQDKLVEIIEAKRKKIKRPAKAKASEPKATPNNVINIMDALRKSVEAQNRPGKR
- a CDS encoding L,D-transpeptidase, with protein sequence MSYELTRKDVSGPFTKRIPARMEKRSRLRTLGYHNVTEKLAERFHISEQLLRRLNPRIGFMKAGTKLLVPDVDRGESPARIAGIEVDKGARLVSVLDPSGESLAVFPASIGSAEKPAPSGEAKVKRGACNPTYHHDPHFAFKGVKAKRPFTIAAGPNNPVGSVWIDLSIESYGIHGTPEPGKIGATFSHGCIRLTNWDAEDLASMVRKGTKVSFKDETANAGGE
- a CDS encoding alpha/beta fold hydrolase, which gives rise to MFDNFRLEMMETEGGPIRLRHGGSGPPLLLIHGHPRSHMTWGQVADLLAPDFTIVCPDLPGFGRSYIPKDDADSRFSSKRAKALALVEVMKRLGHPAFFVAGHDRGSLVAFRMAMDHPALVRKLIVMDGLPVVEHLERADWTFARDWYHWFFFAQPKKPERAILADPLAWYDALRPDQMGRDAYDELVTLIHDPTVIYGMVEDYRAGIRIDHRHDREDRDAGRKVRCPMLCLWSLNDDLGQIYGDPIAIWKDWADNVEGCGIESGHHVAEENPAALAAAFKAFL
- a CDS encoding EAL domain-containing protein codes for the protein MVALAKLAARSYETLERELQATIKDLEAQALRYETAINNISQGICFFDSDERLILSNRRYGEIYRIEQLQPGLTLSELVERRLAAGTSSMAADAYLALARSVNSGTTSRVWTAKLSDGRTIKVCHQPMPGGGWVSTHEDITELAASRQIADERISLQTLIDWVPDYLWVKDTESRFIVANRALALDSGRDKTSDMIGLTDFDLHAPELAQKFRLVEQNVLSSGRPMIDEEEFVIDASGAVKWLSSTKVPLRNVKNELIGLVGIAHDITARKQEDVLRDEQARILEMIAMSAPLEKVLDHLMRLVQSQLTGIFGSVLLLDKDGAHLRHGAAPSLAKEYTALIDGITVGPKVGSCGTAVYRREPVIVTDIMQDPLWEDYRELVTPYGYRSCWSTPILSHQGDVLGVFAMYSMTVREPVEAETRLIEFTTRIAGIAIERKLAEDQIHFLANHDALTRLPNRALLEDRLSQAILYAQRYDRWVAVVFVDLDNFKLVNDTLGHNAGDELLKTLASRMVECLKATDTVVRLGGDEFVIVLFDQPTNVDLISESLQTIREAIAAPIHIAEHCLRTTASIGIANYPKDGANPQTLLANADAAMYRAKEFGRDNFQFYTPEFNSRAHEKFVLQGELRNALVRSEFTLLYQPQIDLRSRRVIAVEALIRWTHPTQGVVAPMTFIPTAEETGLIVAIGDWVLHEACRQNKAWQDAGLPRVTICVNVSARQFRERNLVGRVVNALRDSGLEARYLELEVTESLIMQDIELAVATMNELQELGVQISIDDFGTGYSSLSALKTFPVARLKIDKSFIDNVAEDENDQAVVSAVISLGQKLNMRVIAEGVETDQQVAFLLKNNCDEMQGYHYSKPVSAQAIGTLLKAAAWPPVHPRPRQHQPD